A region from the Acanthopagrus latus isolate v.2019 chromosome 8, fAcaLat1.1, whole genome shotgun sequence genome encodes:
- the lingo1a gene encoding leucine-rich repeat and immunoglobulin-like domain-containing nogo receptor-interacting protein 1 encodes MAAGEATGHSYLVACWQPILILMLGTVLSGSTTGCPSRCECNVQERSVMCHRKKLMTVPEGIPAETKLLDLSKNRIRTINPDEFANFANLEHLELSENTISTIEPGAFNNLYGLRTLGLRSNKLKLIQLGVFTGLSNLTQLDISENKIVILLDYMFQDLYNLRSLEVGDNDLVFISHRAFHGLSSLEHLSLEKCNLSSVPTEAFTHLHSLITLRLRHLNINVIRDYSFKRLYRLKVLEIANWPYLDTMTPNCLYGLNLTSLTIANANLTTIPYIALRHLVYLRFLNLSYNPIHTIEGNKLHDLLRLQEFHLVGGRLAMIEPYSFRGLNYLKILNVSGNSLTTLEESAFHSVGNLETLALYDNPLACDCRLLWVFRRRWRLNFNRQQPTCASPEFVQGKEFKDFPDVLQPNYFTCRKSRIRDRKPQQKFVDEGAIVHFACQADGDPAPVIMWLSPQKKFITTKTIGRLSVLPDGTLEVRYAQIQDNGTYVCIASNAGGNDTSLAHLHIHSYSPDWPHQPNKTFAFISNQPTETGANGTRANVPFPFDIKTLIIATTMGFISFLGVVLFCLVLLFLWSRGKGNTKHNIEIEYVPRKSDAGMSSSTVDAPRKFNMKMI; translated from the coding sequence ATGGCAGCCGGGGAAGCGACTGGGCACAGCTACCTGGTGGCTTGCTGGCAGCCCATTCTGATCCTGATGCTGGGAACCGTGCTGTCTGGCTCCACCACAGGCTGTCCGTCCCGCTGTGAGTGCAATGTTCAAGAGCGCTCTGTGATGTGCCACCGCAAGAAACTCATGACAGTTCCTGAGGGCATTCCTGCAGAAACTAAACTGCTGGACCTCAGTAAGAACCGCATTAGAACCATCAACCCAGACGAGTTTGCCAACTTTGCTAACCTGGAACACCTGGagctcagtgaaaacacaatctCCACCATTGAACCTGGAGCTTTCAACAACCTTTACGGCTTGCGGACATTAGGGTTGCGTAGCAACAAGCTTAAGCTTATCCAGCTTGGTGTTTTCACAGGCCTGAGCAATCTCACGCAGCTGGATATAAGTGAGAACAAGATCGTGATCCTGCTGGACTACATGTTCCAGGATTTGTACAACCTACGGTCTTTAGAGGTGGGTGATAACGACCTGGTTTTCATCTCGCACCGGGCTTTTCATGGCCTAAGTAGCCTTGAGCACCTGAGTCTTGAGAAGTGCAACTTGTCCTCTGTACCAACAGAGGCTTTTACCCACCTCCACAGTTTGATCACTCTCAGGCTGCGCCACCTCAATATCAATGTCATAAGggattactcctttaaaaggCTCTATCGGCTGAAAGTGTTGGAAATAGCCAATTGGCCATATTTGGATACGATGACTCCAAATTGCTTGTATGGATTAAATCTCACCTCCCTGACCATTGCAAATGCCAACCTGACCACAATTCCTTATATAGCCCTGAGGCACTTGGTTTATTTACGCTTTCTTAATCTTTCATATAACCCTATCCACACCATCGAGGGGAATAAGCTTCATGATCTTCTGCGTCTGCAGGAATTTCACCTGGTAGGTGGCAGACTGGCAATGATTGAGCCCTACTCTTTCCGTGGTCTAAACTACCTGAAGATTCTAAATGTGTCTGGAAACTCTCTTACTACTTTGGAGGAGTCCGCTTTCCATTCAGTCGGCAACCTAGAGACCCTTGCCTTGTATGATAATCCCTTGGCCTGCGACTGCCGACTGTTATGGGTTTTCCGACGGCGCTGGAGACTGAACTTTAACCGGCAGCAGCCTACCTGTGCCTCCCCTGAGTTTGTCCAAGGCAAAGAATTCAAAGACTTCCCGGATGTTCTGCAGCCAAACTACTTCACGTGCCGCAAGTCTAGGATTAGGGATCGCAAACCGCAGCAGAAATTTGTCGATGAGGGAGCCATTGTTCATTTTGCTTGCCAAGCAGATGGAGATCCTGCTCCAGTGATAATGTGGCTTTCCCCGCAGAAAAAGTTCATCACCACCAAGACAATTGGAAGGCTCTCAGTGTTGCCAGATGGTACCCTTGAGGTGCGCTATGCCCAGATTCAAGACAATggtacatatgtgtgtatagCTAGCAACGCTGGCGGGAACGACACCTCTCTTGCTCACCTGCACATTCATAGCTACTCGCCTGACTGGCCACACCAGCCCAACAAGACTTTTGCCTTCATTTCCAACCAGCCAACAGAAACTGGTGCTAACGGTACAAGAGCCAACGTCCCTTTCCCGTTTGATATAAAGACCCTGATCATTGCAACCACAATGGGTTTCATCTCATTTCTTGGTGTCGTCTTGTTTTGCCTGGTACTGCTCTTCCTTTGGAGCAGAGGTAAAGGAAACACTAAGCACAACATTGAGATCGAATATGTGCCACGGAAATCGGACGCTGgcatgagcagcagcacagtcgATGCTCCTCGCAAGttcaacatgaaaatgatttaa